In the Paralichthys olivaceus isolate ysfri-2021 chromosome 15, ASM2471397v2, whole genome shotgun sequence genome, one interval contains:
- the tmem88a gene encoding transmembrane protein 88a: MSLSQNGTLEKTMSEQAPSEPRSPSRVGSGVVVPPPYSLGCSEAAESPLELRGSLDCWACSVLVTAQNLIIALINGVLAAIVFGTILTPALTMVIFGFLCHSTVQPHGTSLYCSDVLDDGGCVALLVVGFLLLTPLLVLALAAYCRLARHLQLGMCFIPYSRAVYKNLPLSRHQRSDGGGCCGQQGASEREGKGSIWV, encoded by the exons ATGAGTCTGTCACAGAACGGGACGCTGGAGAAGACAATGTCTGAGCAGGCCCCCTCTGAGCCACGCTCCCCCTCCAGAGTGGGTTCAGGGGTCGTGGTGCCGCCTCCGTACTCACTGGGCTGCAGCGAGGCCGCTGAATCCCCCCTGGAGCTGAGAGGCTCTCTGGACTGCTGGGCCTGCTCTGTGCTGGTCACTGCCCAGAATCTCATCATCGCACTGATCAATGGTGTGCTGGCTGCCATCGTGTTCGGCACCATCCTCACCCCTGCTCTGACTATGGTCATATTTGGTTTTCTCTGCCACTCCACG GTGCAGCCCCATGGAACATCCCTGTACTGCTCAGACGTGCTGGATGACGGCGGCTGCGTGGCCTTGCTGGTTGTGGGTTTCCTGCTGCTCACCCCTCTGCTGGTCCTGGCTCTGGCGGCCTACTGTCGCCTGGCCCGACACCTCCAGCTGGGCATGTGTTTCATCCCCTACAGCCGCGCCGTCTACAAGAACCTACCCTTGTCACGCCACCAGAGGTCTGATGGGGGAGGCTGCTGTGGTCAGCAGGGAGcttcagagagggaggggaagggcAGCATATGGGTGTAG
- the pcolcea gene encoding procollagen C-endopeptidase enhancer a, translated as MMNVGCFWGLSLFLSLSLGWTKAQQQNYSRPIFYCGGDLVADSGFVGSEGFPSFYKPNSKCTWKITVPEGNVITLSFRIFDLETDSQCRYDYLDVYNGHSNLVQKLGRFCGTFRPGSLISTTNTMMLDMVSDGETQGRGFVAYFSGTKPYVDDQLICGGKITKAQGEIMTPNWPDKKYPPGTSCSWLIVVEPDMVIQVKFNKFILEPDTYCRFDYVAFYNGGEKDDSHLIAKYCGDQTPRPIITNGNELLVQFVSDLSVTFDGFLAQYTSVPRGSTIPPVDSGAGTRSIPLKPVVKPAVKPARERPAATLPPPAPTAKYVPPPPPEPAEKPRPVKPTRGRGQDSTGQDRRVPVPRPDGKRPVPQNPLCAKACKRDGTIKTSFCASEFVITGKVTSLAPGPRGTLRVNVSIIKAYKAGRLTITQVGETMSVNLVSQCKKCPLLRRGLNFIIMGQVNEDGHGTLAPGAFTAPYKAPHHKLLMNINNQPC; from the exons ATGATGAATGTCGGCTGCTTCTGGGGTCTCTCGTTGTTCCTGTCTCTGAGTTTAGGATGGACAAAGGCTCAGCAGCAGAATTACTCCAG GCCTATCTTTTACTGTGGAGGGGACCTGGTGGCAGACTCAGGGTTTGTTGGCAGTGAGGGCTTCCCAAGCTTCTACAAACCAAACAGCAAATGCACCTGGAAAATCACT GTTCCCGAGGGAAATGTGATCACGCTCTCCTTCCGCATTTTTGACCTGGAGACCGACTCACAATGTCGTTATGACTATCTGGATGTTTACAATGGCCATTCCAACTTGGTGCAAAAACTGGGTCGTTTCTGTGGAACTTTCCGGCCCGGTTCTCTAATTTCTACCACAAACACCATGATGCTGGACATGGTGTCTGATGGGGAGACGCAGGGTCGAGGGTTTGTGGCCTATTTCAGTGGAACCAAACCATATGTGGATG ATCAACTGATCTGTGGGGGGAAGATAACAAAAGCCCAGGGAGAGATCATGACACCCAACTGGCCTGACAAGAAATACCCACCAGGAACCAGCTGCTCCTGGCTTATCGTGGTGGAGCCTGATATG GTAATCCAGGTGAAGTTTAATAAATTCATCCTGGAGCCTGACACCTATTGTCGGTTTGATTACGTGGCTTTCTACAAtggtggagagaaagatgaTTCACACCTGATTGCAAAATACTGTGGTGATCAGACCCCGCG aCCAATTATCACCAATGGCAACGAGCTGCTGGTCCAGTTCGTGTCCGACCTTAGCGTGACATTTGATGGATTCCTCGCCCAATACACCAGTGTCCCTCGTGGCTCTACCATCCCACCAGTCGACTCTGGAGCTGGTACGAGGTCAATCCCTCTGAAACCTGTGGTAAAACCTGCAGTGAAACCTGCACGTGAACGTCCAGCCGCTACCTTGCCGCCACCTGCCCCTACCGCCAAGTATgtgccacctcctcctccagagcccGCGGAGAAACCAAGACCGGTTAAGCCTACAAGAGGTCGCGGACAGGACAGCACAGGCCAGGACAGGAGGGTGCCAGTTCCAAGGCCGGACGGAAAGAGGCCTG tGCCTCAAAACCCACTTTGTGCCAAAGCCTGTAAAAGAGATGGAACCATCAAGACAAGCTTCTGTGCCAGTGAATTTG TGATTACAGGGAAGGTGACCTCGCTGGCCCCTGGGCCTCGTGGAACTCTTCGCGTTAACGTGTCCATTATTAAGGCCTACAAGGCAGGTCGGCTAACCATCACGCAAGTGGGAGAAACCATGTCGGTTAACCTGGTGTCACAGTGCAAGAAATGCCCGTTGCTCCGGAGAG GTCTCAACTTCATCATCATGGGTCAAGTGAATGAAGACGGACATGGCACCCTGGCACCTGGTGCATTCACAGCTCCCTACAAAGCCCCACATCACAAACTATTGATGAATATCAACAACCAGCCCTGTTAA
- the vamp2 gene encoding vesicle-associated membrane protein 2 — protein sequence MSAPAAGAPAEGGSQGPPNLTSNRRLQQTQAQVDEVVDIMRVNVDKVLERDQKLSELDDRADALQAGASQFETSAAKLKNKYWWKNAKMMIILGVICVIVLIVIIVYFST from the exons GTCTGCCCCAGCCGCTGGAGCCcctgcagagggagggagtCAGGGCCCTCCCAACCTCACCAGCAACCGCcgtctgcagcagacacaggcaCAAGTGGATGAG GTGGTGGATATCATGCGTGTAAACGTGGACAAGGTTCTGGAGCGTGATCAGAAGCTGTCAGAACTGGACGACAGGGCCGATGCCCTGCAGGCTGGAGCGTCTCAGTTTGAGACTAGCGCTGCAAAACTGAAGAATAAATACTGGTGGAAGAATGCCAAG ATGATGATTATCCTGGGTGTGATATGCGTGATTGTCCTCATCGTCATTATTG tGTACTTCAGCACCTAA